GAAGTCGCCGATGAGCGAGGCGATCCGCGGCGCGTGGGTCTCCAGGGCGAAGTGGCCCGTGGGGAGGAGGTGGATCTCGGCGTCCGGGAGGTCGCGGCGGAAGGCTTCGGCGCCCGCCGGCACGAAGACCTGGTCTCCCTCGCCCCAGACGGCGAGGAGAGGGACCCGGGAGGTGCGGAAGTACTCCTGGAAGGCCGGGTAGAGGGCGAAGTTGGAGCCGTAGTCGGCGATCAGGCCCAGCTGGATCTCGTCCTGGCCCTCTCGGGCCATCAGGGCGGCGTCGTGGTGCCAGGCGTCCGGGCTGAGGAGGTCGCGGTACTCGGCGGGGACGCCCGTCTCGTACTGCCACTTGATGCCGTCCAGGGAGCGGATGGCGCGGACCGCCTCCTCGGTCTCGGGGGTGCGCTCCTCGATGAGGGCGAGGACGGGGGCCCAGGCCTCGGCGCCGAGGCCCTCCTCGTAGGCGTTGCCGTTCTGGGTGACGATCGCGGTGATCCGCTCGGGGTGGGCGAGGGCGAGGCGGAGGCCGATGGGGGCGCCGTAGTCCTGGATGTAGACCGCGAACCGGTCCAGGCCGAGGGCCTCGGTGAACTCGGCGGTGAGCGCGGCCAGTCCGGCGAAGGTGTAGTCGAAGTCCGAGGGCGTCGCGCTGCGGCCGAAGCCCAGGTGGTCGGGGGCGATCAGCCGGTAGGAGTCGGCGAGCAGGGGGATCAGGTCGCGGAACATGTGCGAGCTGGTCGGGAAGCCGTGCAGCAGGAGCAGGACGGGGGCGTCGGCCGGGCCGGCCTCGCGGTAGGCGATCTCGTGGCCCCGGACGGTGACGGTGCGGTGGTGGGTCGGCAGTACGGACATCGTTCCCTAACCCCTCATGTGTCGGTGACTGGTTATGACTCAACCAGGGTGGAGTTAACCTGTCAATGGGGCGTGAGGGGTTAGAGTCGATGCATGACCGTGAGGACCGCGCCCACTTATCGACTCGGAGCCGCCCGGCTCCGCTCCGTACGCGAGATGCTCGACACCGCCTTCGAGGGCGACTTCTCCGACGACGACTGGGACCACACCCTCGGCGGCGTCCACGCCTGGATCGAGGACGAGCGGGGCATCGCCGCCCACGGCGCCGTCGTGCAGCGCCGGGTGCTCCACCGGGGGCGCTCGCTCCGCGTCGGATACGTCGAAGGGGTCGCCGTCCGGGGCGACCGCAGGCGGCAGGGGCTCGGGGGTGCCGTGATGGCCGAGCTGGAGCGGGTCGTCGACGGGACGCACGCCTTCGGGGCGCTCAGCGCCTCCGACGCGGGGGCCGCGCTCTACCGGGCGCGCGGCTGGCGCGTCTGGGAAGGGCGGATCGACGTGCTGGCGCCCGAGGGGATCGCGCGCCTCGCCGAGGAGGAGGGTTCCGTCTTCCTGCGGCCCGCCGCCGGCCGGGCCCTGCCGGACCCCGCCGTCCCGCTGACCTTCGACTGGCGGGACGGCGACGTGATGTGAGGCGGGGTCAGGGACGTCGCCGGGCGTGGCCCGCGGCCGTCTCCAGGTGGGAGGTGTAGATGGCCGAGAACATGGAGGCGAGCGCGATGGTGATCGCGAGGCCGCCGGTGCCGAGCACCCCGATGAAGAAGGCCGCCAGCGCGCCGCCGACCAGGAGGCACCAGGCGGCGAGCACCGCCTTGCCCCGACGGCTCAGGAACAGCCAGCGCTTCGGGGCGGCCGGCGGGGCGCCCACGGTGCCGGCCGGGCCCGCGGTCGCCGCGCGCGGCCGCTTGAAGTAGCCGTACACCAGCCACTCCCCGCACAGCTCCCAGCCCTCCGGGGTGAGCTCGTCGAGGACGCGGCTCCGCCGGCGTCCGGCGATCACCTCGCGGCGGTACTCCCAGCGCAGCGCCGACCCGGGCGTCCGGCGGCAGACGAACCGGCCGATCGCGTCGAGCGACTCCACCTCCCAGCCCTGGTCGCCGTGGACGGCCAGCATTCGGCGGTCGTTGAAGATGTCGGCGGTCCAGGTCCAGTTCTCGGCGCGCTCGTCCGGCTCGCCGGGCGCGGGCGCGAGGCCGCCGAGCTGCGCGGCGAACGCGTCGGCGGGGCCGAACTCCTCCTCCGGGGCCGTGCCCGTCTCCGTGAGGTGGGCCCGCAGGTCCTCCACGGTCGCGGCGATCTGCTCGTCCGGCACGCCGGCCGTGCGCAGCGCGTCCGTCAGGTCGGCGAAGTAGGCGTCGGTGGTCATCGTGTCGTTCCCCCTGGACTGAGCATGGTCTGTACGGCGTGGTGGAAGGTCAGCCACGCCCCGCTCTCGGCGGTGAGCCGCTCGCGCCCGAGGGGCGTGAGCCGGTAGTAGCGCCGGCCGGGGCCGCGCTCGGCGGCGCGGAACTCCGCCTCCACCAGGCCGGCCTCCTCCAGGCGGTTCAGGACGGGGTAGAGCGTCCCGCCCTTGATCTCGCCCAGCCCCGCCTCGGCGAGCGCCTTGGCGATCTCGTACCCGTAGCTCTCGCCGTCGGTCAGGCGGGAGAGGACGAGGAGGTCGAGGACTCCCTTGAGCCAGCTGGATCTGCGGTCTGCGGCCATGGGCTCATCACATCACCACCTAGGTAGGAATGCAACCTAGGTAGTGACGGCGAGCATCAGACGGCGACCAGCATCTTTCCGAGGTTCTCGCCGCGCAGCATCCCCAGGAACGCCTCCACGATGTGCTCGAAGCCCTCCGTCACCGTCACGTCCAGCGGCAGCGCCCCGCTCCGCAGGCGCGGCACGGCGAGCTCGTACAGCTCCTCCTGCGCGTCCATGTGGTTGCGCACCAGGAAGCCCTCGAGCCGGATGCTCTTGCCGACCAGGTCGAAGAGGTTGCGCGGGGCCGGCGGGGGAGTGGAGAGCGAGTGGTACTGGGCGACCGCGCCGACCCAGGCGATCCGGCCGTACTCGCGCAGCGCGTCGATCGACGCCTCCAGGTGCTCGCCGCCCACCCCGTCCAGGACCGCGTCGATCCCCTCGGGAGCGGCCTTCGCGAGCAGCTCCGTCACGGGCCCGTCGTGGTAGTCGAAGGCCGCGTCGAAGCCCACCCGCTCCGTCAGGTACGCGACCTTGCGCGCCGAACCCGCGCTGCCGACCAGCCGCCCGGCGCCGAGGAGTCGCGCGAGCCGCCCGGCCGCCGTGCCCACCCCGCCGGCCGCCGCCGAGACGAACAGGTCCTCGCCCGGCTGGAGCCGGGCGATCCGGGTCAGGCCCACATAGGCCGACAGGCCCGTACCGCCGAGCAGGCTGAGATGCGCGGCGAGCGGGACGCCGGGGCCGAAGTCGGGGACCGGGCGGACCTCGGCCCGGGTGACCAGGGAGTGGGTGCGCCAGCCCTTGCGGTGCAGGACGAGGTCGCCGGGGCGCAGCGACGGGTCGCGGGAGTCGAGCACGCGGCCCAGGGTGCGACCCTCCATCGGCGCGTTCAGGGTCCACAGCAGATCGGAGTCCATCGCCTCGCGGTGGTACGGGTCGACGGACCACAGGAGGTTCTCGACGAGGGCGGTGCCCGGCTCGGGGGAGGGGACCGGCGACTCGACGAAGGCGAAGTCGCCGCGAGAGGGGAAGCCGTGGGGGCGGGCGGTCTGGTGGACGGTGATCACGGTGTCGTTCGTCATGCCGGAGACCGTAGGAAGGAATGCGGCGGCCGGGCAGGGGTTTGCTTTCATGGAACCGACCGATCCATGAAAGCCGCTCATACTCCGAGGTGGGAGCCCCTCCATGACCGATCTCGCGCCCCGCGAGCTCCGCGTCCTCGTCGCCGTCGGCAGCGAGGGCGGCTTCTCGGCCGCCGCCGTGCTGCTCGGCCTGACCCAGTCCGCCGTCTCCCACTCCGTCCGCACGAGCGAACGCAAGCTCGGCGCCGTCCTCTTCGACCGCGGCCGGAACGGCGCGAGCCCGACCCAGGCCGGGGAGCGGGCCCTCGCTCACGCCCGGCGGGTGCTGCGGCTCCTGGAGGTGATGGGCGCGGAGGTCCGGGGCGCGACGAGCGGAACGGCCGCCGGCCCGCTGCGGATCGCCGTCTTCCGC
This is a stretch of genomic DNA from Streptomyces sp. R44. It encodes these proteins:
- a CDS encoding zinc-binding dehydrogenase, coding for MTNDTVITVHQTARPHGFPSRGDFAFVESPVPSPEPGTALVENLLWSVDPYHREAMDSDLLWTLNAPMEGRTLGRVLDSRDPSLRPGDLVLHRKGWRTHSLVTRAEVRPVPDFGPGVPLAAHLSLLGGTGLSAYVGLTRIARLQPGEDLFVSAAAGGVGTAAGRLARLLGAGRLVGSAGSARKVAYLTERVGFDAAFDYHDGPVTELLAKAAPEGIDAVLDGVGGEHLEASIDALREYGRIAWVGAVAQYHSLSTPPPAPRNLFDLVGKSIRLEGFLVRNHMDAQEELYELAVPRLRSGALPLDVTVTEGFEHIVEAFLGMLRGENLGKMLVAV
- a CDS encoding alpha/beta fold hydrolase, translating into MSVLPTHHRTVTVRGHEIAYREAGPADAPVLLLLHGFPTSSHMFRDLIPLLADSYRLIAPDHLGFGRSATPSDFDYTFAGLAALTAEFTEALGLDRFAVYIQDYGAPIGLRLALAHPERITAIVTQNGNAYEEGLGAEAWAPVLALIEERTPETEEAVRAIRSLDGIKWQYETGVPAEYRDLLSPDAWHHDAALMAREGQDEIQLGLIADYGSNFALYPAFQEYFRTSRVPLLAVWGEGDQVFVPAGAEAFRRDLPDAEIHLLPTGHFALETHAPRIASLIGDFLKRHVGE
- a CDS encoding PadR family transcriptional regulator, with the protein product MAADRRSSWLKGVLDLLVLSRLTDGESYGYEIAKALAEAGLGEIKGGTLYPVLNRLEEAGLVEAEFRAAERGPGRRYYRLTPLGRERLTAESGAWLTFHHAVQTMLSPGGTTR
- a CDS encoding GNAT family N-acetyltransferase, which translates into the protein MTVRTAPTYRLGAARLRSVREMLDTAFEGDFSDDDWDHTLGGVHAWIEDERGIAAHGAVVQRRVLHRGRSLRVGYVEGVAVRGDRRRQGLGGAVMAELERVVDGTHAFGALSASDAGAALYRARGWRVWEGRIDVLAPEGIARLAEEEGSVFLRPAAGRALPDPAVPLTFDWRDGDVM